The nucleotide sequence CCGCACCAGAAAAACCGGGCATTTCGGGCAGACGACACGCGGCTGACGAGCGCCTGGAGCTGTGCACGGGCTGCCACTCTGCTGGATCGTGACCACCCTTGCTGGGCTGGCCGATCTGCTCCATACCAACGCGGGGCGATTCCGGGATTTCCACCGTCCGGGGAGCGGTAAAGGGCCTAAAAACAGCGTGTCTTGCGCCCATTGGTGCACTGCGCTAAGGCTCAGAATAATTCCAAATCGGACGAATCCGTGGCTGTCCCGAGGCCGCGGGAACAAGGGCTCGCCAATGAGCGGCATTTTGCAGAACTATCTTCCACTCGTCGTCTTTATAGGGGTAGCAGGCCTCATCGGCCTCGTGCTGCTGATCGCGCCGTTCATTGTCGCGTTCCAGCAGCCGGATCCCGAGAAACTGTCGGCGTATGAGTGCGGCTTCAACGCCTTCGACGACGCGCGAATGAAGTTCGACGTCCGCTTCTATCTGGTCGCCATCCTCTTCATCATCTTCGACCTCGAGGTGGCGTTCCTGTTCCCCTGGGCGGTGGCGTTCGGGAAGCTCGGTGCCACCGGCTTCTGGTCGATGGTGGTTTTCCTCGCCGTGCTCACGGTGGGATTTGCCTATGAATGGAAGAAAGGGGCCCTGGAATGGGATTGAACCCTCCCACGCAGTCCTTGGGTCCGGTGGTCGCACCGGCGCCAAAGGGCATTTTGGATCCGTCGACCGGCAAGCCGGTCGGCGCCAATGACCCGTTCTTCCTCGAGGTCAATCACGAGCTGTCCGACAAGGGCTTCTTCGTGGCCGCGGCCGACGACCTGGTTACCTGGGCCCGCACGGGTTCCCTGATGTGGATGACCTTCGGTCTTGCCTGCTGCGCGGTTGAGATGATGCAAGTCTCGATGCCGCGCTACGACGTCGAGCGCTTCGGCTTTGCGCCGCGTGCTTCGCCGCGCCAGTCCGACGTGATGATCGTGGCTGGTACGCTCACCAACAAGATGGCCCCGGCGCTGCGCAAGGTCTACGACCAGATGCCCGAGCCGCGTTACGTCATCTCGATGGGTTCCTGCGCCAACGGCGGCGGCTACTACCACTATTCGTACTCGGTCGTGCGCGGCTGTGACCGCATCGTGCCGATCGACATCTACGTGCCGGGCTGCCCGCCGACGGCGGAAGCGCTGCTCTACGGCGTGCTGCTGCTGCAGAAAAAGATCCGGCGCACCGGCACCATTGAACGCTAAGGTTTTACGTCATGGACGACGGCAAGCTCGAGGCCCTTGGGCAAACGATCGTTAGCGCGCTTCCGGGCGCCGCCACCGCTCACTCGGTGGCCTTCAACCAGCTCACGGTGGAGGTCGAGGTCAGCAAGATCGTCGAGGTGGTCAAGTACCTCCGCGACGATCCGAACTGCCGTTTCGTCAACTTCACCGACGTGACGGCGGTCGATTATCCGGAGCGCGAGAAGCGTTTTGACGTCGTCTATCATCTGATGTCGCCGACACTGAACACGCGCATCCGCCTCAAGGCTCAGGCCGACGAGACCACGCAGGTGCCGTCGCTGATCGACGTATTTCCCGGCGCCGACTGGTTCGAGCGCGAGGCCTACGACCTCTATGGCGTGTTTTTCGTCGGCCATCCCGACATGCGCCGCATCCTCACCGATTACGGTTTCGAGGGTCACCCGCTGCGCAAGGATTTCCCGCTCACCGGCTTCGTCGAGGTCCGCTACGACGACCAGGAGAAGCGGGTGGTGTACGAGCCGGTCCGGCTCAACCAGGAATTCCGCAAGTTCGATTTCCTCTCGCCGTGGGAAGGGGCGGACTATCCGCTGCCGGGCGATGAAAAGGCGGGGCCGAAGGTCTGATCATGAATGAACAACCGGAAAATCTCCGCAACTTCACGATCAATTTTGGTCCGCAGCATCCGGCAGCGCACGGCGTTCTGCGCCTTGTGCTCGAATTGGATGGTGAGGTCGTCGCGCGTGTCGACCCGCATATCGGCCTGCTTCACCGCGGCACCGAGAAGCTGATCGAGCAGAAGACCTATCTCCAAGCGATTCCTTACTTCGACCGGCTCGACTACGTCGCGCCGATGAACCAGGAGCACGCCTTCTGCCTCGCCGCCGAGAAGCTGCTCGGCATCGAGGTGCCGCGCCGCGGCCAGCTCATCCGCGTACTCTATTGTGAGATCGGCCGCATCCTGTCGCATCTGCTCAACGTCACCACGCAGGCGATGGACGTCGGCGCGCTCACCCCGCCGCTGTGGGGCTTTGAAGAGCGCGAGAAGCTGATGGTGTTCTACGAGCGCGCCTCGGGCAGCCGCATGCACGCGGCCTTCTTCCGCGTCGGCGGCGTGCATCAGGACCTGCCGCCGAAGCTGATCGACGACATCGACGCCTGGTGCGATCCGTTCCTGAAGGTGGTCGACGACCTCGATCGCCTGCTCACCGCCAACCGCATCTTCAAGCAGCGCAACGTCGACATCGGCGTGGTGCCGTTGAAGGAAGCCTGGGAGTGGGGCTTTTCGGGCGTGATGGTCCGCGGCTCCGGCGCGGCCTGGGATCTGCGCAAGTCGCAGCCTTATGAGTGCTACGCCGAGATGGATTTCGACATTCCGATCGGCAAGAACGGCGACTGCTACGACCGCTATCTGATCCGCATGGAAGAGATGCGCCAGTCCGTGCGCATCATGAAGCAGTGCATCGAGAAGCTGAGGGCTGCTGACGGGCAGGGCCCGGTCGCCGTCGCCGACAACAAGGTGTTCCCGCCGCGTCGCGGCGAGATGAAGCGCTCGATGGAGGCGCTGATCCACCACTTCAAGCTCTACACCGAGGGCGCCCGCGTGCCCGCCGGTGAGGTCTATGCCGCGGTCGAGGCGCCGAAGGGCGAGTTCGGCGTCTATCTGGTCTCCGACGGCAGCAACAAGCCGTACAAGTGCAAGATCCGCGCGCCGGGCTTTGCCCATCTCCAGTCCATGGATCACATCTGCCGGGGCCATCTGCTCGCCGACGTCTCGGCGATCCTCGGCTCGCTCGACATCGTGTTCGGAGAGGTCGATCGGTGACGGCGCAGGCGCCAATTCAGTTTGACCGCGCCTCGGGGGCCCTTGAAGGGGCCAACCTGTGGGAGCGGACGGCTGCCT is from Bradyrhizobium sp. ISRA430 and encodes:
- a CDS encoding NADH-quinone oxidoreductase subunit B; amino-acid sequence: MNPPTQSLGPVVAPAPKGILDPSTGKPVGANDPFFLEVNHELSDKGFFVAAADDLVTWARTGSLMWMTFGLACCAVEMMQVSMPRYDVERFGFAPRASPRQSDVMIVAGTLTNKMAPALRKVYDQMPEPRYVISMGSCANGGGYYHYSYSVVRGCDRIVPIDIYVPGCPPTAEALLYGVLLLQKKIRRTGTIER
- a CDS encoding NADH-quinone oxidoreductase subunit C; this translates as MDDGKLEALGQTIVSALPGAATAHSVAFNQLTVEVEVSKIVEVVKYLRDDPNCRFVNFTDVTAVDYPEREKRFDVVYHLMSPTLNTRIRLKAQADETTQVPSLIDVFPGADWFEREAYDLYGVFFVGHPDMRRILTDYGFEGHPLRKDFPLTGFVEVRYDDQEKRVVYEPVRLNQEFRKFDFLSPWEGADYPLPGDEKAGPKV
- a CDS encoding NADH-quinone oxidoreductase subunit A → MSGILQNYLPLVVFIGVAGLIGLVLLIAPFIVAFQQPDPEKLSAYECGFNAFDDARMKFDVRFYLVAILFIIFDLEVAFLFPWAVAFGKLGATGFWSMVVFLAVLTVGFAYEWKKGALEWD
- a CDS encoding NADH-quinone oxidoreductase subunit D, which codes for MNEQPENLRNFTINFGPQHPAAHGVLRLVLELDGEVVARVDPHIGLLHRGTEKLIEQKTYLQAIPYFDRLDYVAPMNQEHAFCLAAEKLLGIEVPRRGQLIRVLYCEIGRILSHLLNVTTQAMDVGALTPPLWGFEEREKLMVFYERASGSRMHAAFFRVGGVHQDLPPKLIDDIDAWCDPFLKVVDDLDRLLTANRIFKQRNVDIGVVPLKEAWEWGFSGVMVRGSGAAWDLRKSQPYECYAEMDFDIPIGKNGDCYDRYLIRMEEMRQSVRIMKQCIEKLRAADGQGPVAVADNKVFPPRRGEMKRSMEALIHHFKLYTEGARVPAGEVYAAVEAPKGEFGVYLVSDGSNKPYKCKIRAPGFAHLQSMDHICRGHLLADVSAILGSLDIVFGEVDR